From Zea mays cultivar B73 chromosome 3, Zm-B73-REFERENCE-NAM-5.0, whole genome shotgun sequence:
ATCGGTTTTTAAAAGCACACGAGACAACTAAAAGATTCTAAGCCCATAAATCATAAACACAATTAAACGACAATATTTATGAATTATGAAGAATCGTCTAGAGATACTCCTGACGAAGAGCCTATATCTTATATTTTTCCAATTAGTCACCTTAAAAATCTCTTAAGGGAACTCATATTAAGGGTTAGTTTAACAACCCTATTTTTCCAAGAGATTTCCATTTTTCTCGagtgaaattagtttattttccttTAGAAAAATGAGAAATCCTTAGGAAAATGGAGTTGGTTTGGGAACCTCattttatcaaaggatttctattTTCTCGAGGAAAATTAgttcttttttttttttgcaaaatgaAGTTTTGAAACTAGCACTGAAGAGCGAGATTGTTCGCTTCAGATTAAAAATGGCTGTTTAGACTGTTATAGTTATAATTTATAGAGACAAACTATCACAGAGAGTGGCCTGCTCGCTGATGCTCCATCCACATGTTGATTTTGTTTTTGGGTCGTCAAAGCTTGGCCCGCTCATCCTCAACTCTGCATTCTGAACCTATGTTCTCTTCCTCCAACCACAGAAATGCATCTCTGTATGTATCGATCGACTATGAGATAGATTTGTGACCTCTGCAGGAAGTGAAGGGAAGAGGACTACCTTAGTTACAATGACGTGCAGATCTTTTTGCGTATTCGAGAacagaaaagaaagaaaaagcaAAACCATGTATTCCATATTTCAGTACGGATAACATGTTGACAGCCATGGTACTCTAGGAAAAAGTTCATAGGGAGCAAAAATTCACATGAACTAGGAAGGTTTGGGTGGCGCCAGTGAACATGTATGGAGCAGGCGACTCTTGTTTTATGGATGCTGAGGCTGCAGCAACTTGGAATCGCAGGCCACGATCTTCACCCTTCCCAGTGTTTCTTGAATCTCCTCGCTCTTGAAGGTTGCATCTGTTAGAATGAAGGTCCAGACATTGTCGCAGAACCTGTAGGTGTGCAGGTGGCCCTGGTACAGCGACAAGGAAAGCCATCACCAGATCTCGTCTCATAACTGTACAAGGTTTTCAAATGCCCAAGTGACAAGAGATACCGAATACTGAACTGGAATCAGTCTGAAATCATAGGTATACCAACAAAAACGTTTGGAAACCTCCACGCCCAACTTACAGAATTTAGAGTATCAAACAGGAGGAGGAACAAGCACGTACACTAACAATTAGATTCAACTAGATTCCAAATTAGGAAATTCTAATCAAGTTGAGGGGTTCTTTTCTCTCTCACAAGAACACCAAGCTGTAGTGGTTGGTTTATAAAAACGACAAGCCACATACTCAACTAGCGGCGCTTGTTCTACTTGATAGAAGTAGTGTGCACATATGCACAGCACTGTGGAAAAGGCTAGCAGTTCATAATGACGATGCTGGTGATACGATGTATGTATATTATACATTGTTAAAGCACGCTAGAGCAATTCCTGGGACGATCCTGACAGATGACAACTAGTTCATGGTACAATGTACTGCATCTAACAAACAGAGGAAGTTCAAGTAGGGGCTGATTAATTGAGTACATGTTAAGCTCACGAACAAGCAGTACATATGTCACACTGGGTACATGGGCAAATCAATTATTTAGGACAACAGTCCAAATTCCAAAACATATCACAGCAATGGAAAATAGCAAAGACTAACAGTAAAATAATGTTGAGGCTATGTGCGGTGCAAATCAAGAGTGGTACAAAGGTAAACATTAACACAAGTGTTTCCAAAATTTTGCAGCATACTTAAAACTAATCCACATATAGAGGGAGTACAGATTTTGATAGCCATTATTTTGCTTTATCAGCAGTTAATGGACAAAATTTGTAGTTGTAGCATACATGATCATTAAACAGAATGGTTAGAGATTGTCTAGTTTAGTTTTCTAAGCGCACATCATTCACCACCAGAACCATAACAGTTCAGCAGAATCTATATTAGCAGGTGCATAGCAAAAAGGAATCTAAATATCATTCCCCTTCAAAGCTTTGGACCATATAGTTCCTATCGCAGTGAATGTGAATCCGTATCTGAATCAATAGAAAGGGCACATCGATCGTATGTACCTTGACGCTGACCTTGCTCTTGACCTGCATCTCCAGCGCCTCAGTCATGGACTAAAAAAGACAAGAAGAGAAGGGTTAAAAAAAACTCAAAACAAGCAGTGACGTACTATCAGGGACCAGGTAATTCTGAGACCCATACGACTGTAACGTCGTCAGACCTTGTCGAACTGCACAAGGACCTGGATGGCGAGCTCCGGGCTGACGGCCCCGCTGGAGACGAGCTCGTCCAGCGTCTCGGTGAGGCAGGTGCCAATGGTGGACCTCCGGTAGAGCTCGAATGTGGCCATCCCCTGCATGCAACGCACACGCCGGGCCTCAACAGCGTCAGGAACACACCGCGGAGAACCTGGGTCCTGGGATAATCAGGGCGGATAGGATATCTCCCAAGTCACGATGAAAAACTCAGACTACCTCCGGCATAAGGTATTCCATTCCAATGCACAAGTGAA
This genomic window contains:
- the LOC109944853 gene encoding transcription initiation factor IIA subunit 2 isoform X1 — encoded protein: MRGSSHGGDDTVTKASGMATFELYRRSTIGTCLTETLDELVSSGAVSPELAIQVLVQFDKSMTEALEMQVKSKVSVKGHLHTYRFCDNVWTFILTDATFKSEEIQETLGRVKIVACDSKLLQPQHP
- the LOC109944853 gene encoding transcription initiation factor IIA subunit 2 isoform X3, encoding MQGMATFELYRRSTIGTCLTETLDELVSSGAVSPELAIQVLVQFDKSMTEALEMQVKSKVSVKGHLHTYRFCDNVWTFILTDATFKSEEIQETLGRVKIVACDSKLLQPQHP
- the LOC109944853 gene encoding transcription initiation factor IIA subunit 2 isoform X2 → MATFELYRRSTIGTCLTETLDELVSSGAVSPELAIQVLVQFDKSMTEALEMQVKSKVSVKGHLHTYRFCDNVWTFILTDATFKSEEIQETLGRVKIVACDSKLLQPQHP